The window CGGCGACATCAAAGTATCATTCGAAGTGGCTCAAGAAGCCGATATGAACTTGTATGTGTTCGATCAGGCCGGAAAACGCGTATTCAGTAAGTGCCTTAAAAACGTCAAAGGCTCACAAACGATCGAGGTCGATCATACCAATGAGCCGGCCGGAGTCTACTACATCAACCTCACCGACGGTAAAACAAGCTCTACACGCAAGTTGGTTATTGAGTAAACAGCAGCAGAAACACTTAATAGCTATAGCGAAGAACCCGTTCCTTAACCGGAGGGGGTTTTTTATTGGGGTCGGTAAGCCAAATGCAAAGCATATCGAGCAGTTCGCGGTCGGAGTCGTACAAATAGGCGTCGTCGTTCACATGCTCCGGAAAGGCCAATCTATTGGGCAACAAGGGCACCACATTGCAGTACATCGCCTCAACGGCACTGATTCCGAAGAAATCTTGCCGACCGGTAACGGGCAATAGATCAGCGGCATGCAACCACGATGCGTATTCGCAAAAGCTCTCCACCGTGCCCCACTGAACAATGTGATCTCGCAGTCGCTCCCGTGCCTCGTCGAAGATCTTCGGATAACGCATCATGCGTTGTCCTAAAACGGCCAAATCAAAAGCTACACCTTCATCGGCCGGCTGAAAAAGGGTCTTAAAGAATACACGCGGATTCTTGTCGTACTCCCACCGGTGGTTCCACAGCAACAAGGGCTTATCTCCTTTTTCGATCGGATCATGATCATCGAGCTTCCGCAAATTGAGCTTCAGATGATGGGTTTCGCTCTTGGCTTCGAGGCCCGCGATCCGGCTCATGCCGCGCCGGTCGGGATAGGCCTTCAAAAACGGCCGCAAGGCTTCCAAAAAGCCGGTACGGTGAAAGTCGCTGTTAAACCACAGTCGATCGGCCGCCGGCGCACTCGCGTAATTGATCCACCCGTAATGCCGATTACCGCCACGCGTGTTGTCGCGATCCCGGGCACTCCACGGATACGTGAGTTGGTTTTCGTGAAAGTACAGAATGAATTCGCTCTGGCCCTGCGGGCCGATGAACGCCTTGAACGTTGACAGGTCGAGCATGTCGGAAACGATCACCCGATCATAACGCCTGTCAGCGGCAACAAACTCCTCGGCCAGCGACAGCGCCGCTTCGTGCATGCGCCATTTCCAGTGTCGACCCGGGGCCGTATATAAATATACTTCATGTCCCGAAAAATCGCGGTAGTCTTCGGCCCAACGGCGGTGACTTCCACCAAAGAACGGTTCTATGAGGGCGACGTTCAATCTTTGACCCTATTGAGTGCAAAGGCCTTGAGCAGCCAAGTAGGAAGGGATTTTTCGGCCCGACGATTCTTTAAGTTAATGTACCACCCGATCTTTTTCATGATCGGCACTTTATGGGTTTCAACGAACTCAATGAGCGTTCCGTCAGGATCCTCGATATAAGTAAAGTGTCCCGCGGTCTCGCCCATGTCAAAGCTTTCGGAGCTGTCTAC is drawn from Flavobacteriales bacterium and contains these coding sequences:
- a CDS encoding DUF3524 domain-containing protein; the protein is MNVALIEPFFGGSHRRWAEDYRDFSGHEVYLYTAPGRHWKWRMHEAALSLAEEFVAADRRYDRVIVSDMLDLSTFKAFIGPQGQSEFILYFHENQLTYPWSARDRDNTRGGNRHYGWINYASAPAADRLWFNSDFHRTGFLEALRPFLKAYPDRRGMSRIAGLEAKSETHHLKLNLRKLDDHDPIEKGDKPLLLWNHRWEYDKNPRVFFKTLFQPADEGVAFDLAVLGQRMMRYPKIFDEARERLRDHIVQWGTVESFCEYASWLHAADLLPVTGRQDFFGISAVEAMYCNVVPLLPNRLAFPEHVNDDAYLYDSDRELLDMLCIWLTDPNKKPPPVKERVLRYSY